In Bradyrhizobium lablabi, one DNA window encodes the following:
- a CDS encoding beta-ketoacyl-ACP synthase III yields the protein MTATRSVVLGCGSYLPRQILTNAELAARIDTSDEWIVQRTGIKQRHIAAEGEFTSHLAIHAARAAIADAGIDAQSIDLIVLATSTPDNTFPATAVAVQEALGIHHGAAFDLQAVCSGFVFALATADNFLRTGAFKRALVIGAETFSRILDWNDRGTCVLFGDGAGAIVLDAQEQPGKPSDRGVLTTHLRSDGRHQSKLYVDGGPSSTQTVGYLRMEGREVFKHAVGMITDVIVDAFKATGTSAEEIDWFVPHQANKRIIDASAHKLHIAPRKVVLTVDLHGNTSAASIPLALTVAVRDGRVKKGDLVLLEAMGGGFTWGSALLRW from the coding sequence GTGACTGCAACACGTTCGGTCGTGCTCGGCTGCGGCTCCTATCTGCCGCGGCAGATCCTGACCAATGCCGAACTGGCAGCGCGGATAGATACCTCTGACGAGTGGATCGTGCAGCGCACCGGCATCAAGCAGCGCCACATCGCCGCCGAAGGCGAGTTCACCTCGCACTTAGCGATCCACGCGGCGCGCGCGGCCATTGCCGATGCCGGCATCGACGCGCAGTCGATCGACCTGATCGTGCTGGCGACCTCGACGCCGGACAACACCTTTCCCGCGACCGCGGTCGCGGTGCAGGAGGCGCTCGGCATCCACCACGGCGCGGCCTTCGATCTGCAGGCGGTGTGTTCGGGCTTCGTGTTCGCGCTCGCGACCGCCGACAATTTCCTGCGCACGGGTGCATTCAAGCGCGCACTGGTGATCGGCGCCGAGACGTTTTCGCGGATCCTCGACTGGAACGATCGCGGAACCTGCGTGCTGTTCGGCGATGGCGCCGGCGCCATCGTGCTCGACGCGCAAGAGCAGCCCGGCAAACCATCCGACCGCGGCGTGCTGACGACCCATCTGCGCTCCGACGGCCGGCACCAGTCGAAACTATACGTCGATGGCGGTCCGTCCTCGACCCAGACGGTAGGCTATCTCCGGATGGAGGGGCGCGAAGTCTTCAAGCATGCGGTCGGCATGATCACCGACGTGATCGTGGATGCGTTCAAGGCCACCGGCACCTCGGCCGAGGAGATCGACTGGTTCGTTCCACACCAAGCCAACAAGCGAATCATCGACGCTTCCGCGCACAAGCTGCATATTGCGCCGCGGAAGGTTGTGTTGACGGTCGACCTGCACGGCAACACCTCGGCGGCGTCGATCCCGCTGGCGCTGACGGTCGCGGTCAGGGACGGACGCGTGAAGAAGGGCGATCTGGTGCTGCTGGAAGCAATGGGCGGCGGCTTCACCTGGGGATCGGCGCTGTTGCGCTGGTGA
- a CDS encoding DUF1127 domain-containing protein, producing the protein MNTAHGVTWLDQTPASTRRVSNLFSRYWGAFQERRKRQRLRATLCDLDDRELQDIGIARGEIDYVASNRAIDSRRIRSIPPISGTDG; encoded by the coding sequence ATGAACACGGCTCACGGTGTAACGTGGCTGGACCAGACGCCCGCGTCGACGCGGCGCGTCTCCAACCTCTTCAGCAGATATTGGGGTGCGTTTCAGGAACGGCGCAAACGCCAGAGGTTACGAGCGACCTTGTGCGATCTAGATGACAGGGAGCTACAGGACATCGGCATTGCGCGCGGCGAGATCGACTACGTCGCCTCGAACCGCGCTATCGACTCGCGACGCATCCGATCCATCCCTCCGATATCCGGGACCGATGGATGA
- a CDS encoding integration host factor subunit alpha, with product MTGTGKTVTRVDLCEAVYQKVGLSRTESSAFVELVLKEITDCLEKGETVKLSSFGSFMVRKKGQRIGRNPKTGTEVPISPRRVMVFKPSAILKQRINGHSPSNGESKTD from the coding sequence ATGACCGGAACCGGAAAAACTGTAACACGCGTTGACCTATGCGAAGCGGTCTACCAGAAGGTGGGGCTGTCGCGTACGGAATCCTCAGCCTTCGTGGAATTGGTGCTGAAGGAGATCACCGATTGCCTGGAGAAGGGCGAGACGGTGAAACTGTCCTCGTTCGGCTCGTTCATGGTGCGCAAGAAGGGCCAGCGCATCGGCCGCAATCCGAAGACCGGCACCGAGGTGCCGATTTCTCCGCGGCGGGTGATGGTGTTCAAGCCGTCGGCGATCCTGAAGCAGCGGATCAACGGTCACAGCCCCAGCAACGGCGAAAGCAAGACCGACTAG
- a CDS encoding winged helix-turn-helix domain-containing tetratricopeptide repeat protein has translation MRYLFEEYAFDTDRRELHRGADAVSVAPQVFDLLDYLIRNRERVVSKDDLIIAIWNGRSVSDAALTTRLNAARSAIGDSGEEQRLIKTLPRKGFRFVGTVREAQRPASVAVSDAPVQQPNPALPLPDKPSIAVLPFTNLSSDPEQDYFADGMAEDIITALSRFKALFVIARNSSFTYKGRAVDVKQVGRELGVRYVLEGSVRKAANRVRITGQLVDTATGAHLWAERFDGGFGDIFDLQDQVTESVVGAIAPAVEKAEIERAKRKPTESLDAYALYLRGLARFYQFGNRQANDEALRLFNSVIELDPDFAAAYGRAAHCYVSAKINGWISDTANEIAEVKRLAQRAVELGKDDAIALTPSGWALAYVVRDLEVGAGLIDRALALNSNLAEAWFYGGWVKNFLGEPETATERFARAMRLSPLDPLAIGMRSGTAFAHFLLGRYAEAASWAAMALQDKPDYQPGLRIAAASNAMAGRPEQAHKAMARLRQLNPALHVSTLKDVVGPYRRAEDLSRYEEALRQAGLPE, from the coding sequence TTGCGCTATCTCTTCGAGGAGTACGCATTCGACACTGACCGGCGCGAGCTGCATCGCGGGGCGGACGCCGTCTCGGTCGCGCCACAGGTATTCGACCTGCTCGACTATCTGATCCGCAACAGGGAGCGTGTTGTCAGCAAAGACGACCTCATCATCGCCATTTGGAATGGGCGCAGCGTGTCCGATGCAGCACTGACGACCCGCCTGAATGCCGCCCGGAGCGCGATCGGCGATTCCGGCGAGGAACAGCGCCTCATCAAAACACTGCCGCGCAAGGGCTTCCGTTTCGTGGGTACAGTGCGGGAAGCGCAGAGGCCCGCAAGTGTGGCGGTCAGCGATGCACCGGTGCAACAGCCGAATCCCGCCCTTCCGCTCCCCGACAAACCCTCGATCGCCGTTCTCCCCTTCACCAACCTGAGCTCCGATCCGGAGCAGGATTATTTCGCCGACGGCATGGCCGAGGACATCATCACGGCGCTGTCTCGTTTCAAGGCGCTGTTCGTCATCGCCCGCAACTCGAGCTTCACATACAAGGGGCGTGCCGTCGACGTGAAGCAGGTCGGGCGCGAGCTTGGGGTGCGCTACGTGTTGGAAGGGAGCGTTCGCAAAGCGGCAAATCGAGTGCGCATCACGGGACAGCTCGTCGATACCGCCACTGGGGCCCATCTTTGGGCGGAACGTTTTGACGGCGGGTTCGGCGACATCTTCGATCTGCAGGACCAGGTGACCGAGAGCGTTGTCGGGGCGATCGCGCCAGCGGTGGAAAAGGCCGAGATCGAGCGTGCCAAGCGCAAGCCGACCGAGAGTCTCGACGCCTATGCCCTCTATTTACGCGGTTTGGCCAGGTTTTATCAGTTTGGTAACCGGCAAGCGAACGACGAGGCATTACGCCTGTTCAACAGCGTGATTGAGCTCGATCCAGATTTTGCGGCCGCCTACGGTCGTGCCGCCCATTGTTACGTCAGTGCCAAGATCAATGGCTGGATTTCAGACACAGCGAACGAGATTGCCGAAGTGAAGAGGCTCGCCCAACGGGCCGTTGAGTTGGGCAAGGATGACGCGATCGCGCTCACCCCCAGCGGGTGGGCGCTAGCGTATGTTGTTCGCGATCTCGAGGTAGGCGCCGGCTTAATCGATCGCGCGCTTGCGCTCAATTCCAATTTGGCCGAGGCATGGTTTTACGGCGGCTGGGTAAAAAACTTTCTCGGCGAGCCGGAAACGGCGACCGAGCGCTTCGCGCGTGCCATGCGCCTGAGCCCACTTGATCCGTTGGCGATAGGAATGCGAAGCGGGACCGCGTTTGCCCATTTTCTCCTGGGCCGCTATGCCGAAGCGGCATCGTGGGCGGCAATGGCATTGCAGGACAAACCGGACTATCAACCTGGATTACGTATCGCCGCCGCAAGCAACGCAATGGCCGGACGGCCGGAGCAAGCACACAAGGCAATGGCTCGGCTGCGGCAACTGAATCCCGCGCTACATGTTTCCACCCTCAAAGACGTGGTGGGCCCTTATCGGCGTGCCGAAGACCTCTCGCGATACGAAGAAGCATTGCGGCAAGCCGGACTGCCCGAATGA
- a CDS encoding MerR family transcriptional regulator: MDKAPDAFRTISEVAADLDIPQHVLRFWETRFAQIKPMKRSGGRRYYRPDDVDLLRGIRRLLYGEGYTIRGVQRILKEHGIGSVQRLADASAVAAFGAIEEVVGQSLLEQDDDAIPGLGLDLDDDDYDGGNEGTDFRRAEPDEDGIPAFDADPVPGTQGGARPLDVARLKGVLQDLIACRQLLDSALKDG, from the coding sequence TTGGACAAGGCGCCGGATGCGTTCCGAACCATCAGCGAGGTCGCCGCCGACCTCGACATCCCCCAGCACGTGTTGCGGTTTTGGGAGACGCGGTTCGCCCAGATCAAGCCGATGAAGCGCAGTGGCGGCCGGCGCTATTACCGGCCGGACGACGTCGATCTGCTCAGGGGCATCCGCCGACTGTTGTACGGCGAGGGCTACACCATCCGCGGGGTGCAGCGCATCTTGAAAGAGCATGGCATCGGCTCGGTCCAGCGTCTGGCCGATGCGTCGGCGGTTGCAGCTTTCGGCGCGATCGAGGAGGTGGTCGGTCAGAGCCTGCTGGAGCAGGATGATGACGCCATCCCCGGCCTCGGCCTCGACCTTGACGACGACGATTATGACGGCGGCAACGAAGGCACAGATTTCCGCCGCGCCGAGCCCGACGAGGACGGCATCCCGGCGTTCGACGCTGACCCCGTTCCGGGCACCCAGGGTGGCGCCCGCCCGCTCGACGTCGCCCGCCTCAAAGGCGTGCTGCAGGACCTCATCGCCTGCCGGCAATTGCTGGATTCCGCGCTGAAGGACGGCTAG